The genomic DNA GCACCGAGGGCGGTTACAGCATACATTAGTTCAATGTAGCGAAAATCATTCAACATTAACATGCCTACGCGATCGCCTTTTTTAACACCCATGTCTTGAAGCGACTGTTTCAACTTTGCCGTTCGACTAGTCAATTCTCGATAAGTGAATTGGTGTTCCCCATCAATAATCGCTACTTTCTCCGGATACGTTCGTGCTGCATACAGCAAACCTTTTGTGATAATCATTTTACATCCCCCTTGTAAATGAATGGAATTTTAACATCACATCTTGCTAGCACCGGCTTGACATCCTATTTCACAGTTTTCAAGTAACATCCATAGATTGTTATTTGCTAGAAAGTAGACAACTCTGATAAATATTCATCTATTCGTTACATCGCTCCCCCATATAATAACGATGGTACACAGTGCTTCAACGTCGTTATCTCTACGGTTAAGACCATCTCACCTCGTTGATTTTTAGCGACATATGAAAATGTCACAAATCCTCTATCTTTTTTCTCCGTGTGAGGGGTGCAATTAAGGACTTCAATATAGACTGTCAGCACATCGAAAGGATAAACAGGTTTTACAAATCGAATCGCATCACAGCTTACTCCACATATGAGCACATTGCTAATCTCCTTTCGTTCAACACCTAATTTTGCAGCGATGGCCAATGTATGAATGCCCGATGCGATAATCCCCTTAAAAGGGCCTTCCTTTGCTTTT from Sporosarcina sp. FSL K6-1522 includes the following:
- a CDS encoding MaoC/PaaZ C-terminal domain-containing protein codes for the protein MYFEEFTVGQKFTTGSYLLSKEEIIAYAMRYDPQDFHINEQKAKEGPFKGIIASGIHTLAIAAKLGVERKEISNVLICGVSCDAIRFVKPVYPFDVLTVYIEVLNCTPHTEKKDRGFVTFSYVAKNQRGEMVLTVEITTLKHCVPSLLYGGAM